A genomic segment from Nicotiana tabacum cultivar K326 chromosome 9, ASM71507v2, whole genome shotgun sequence encodes:
- the LOC107795850 gene encoding F-box protein At1g47056: MGQSASTTTAVQNHIHHSRSKSRSTGVISPMKESEDSDDVIDVFEVGEFDYSSNIPDECVASIFQSLSSGDRKRCSLVCHRWFRIEGQSRHRLSLNAQSDLASVIPSIFSRFDSVTKLALKCDRRSTSIGDDVLVLISQRCRNLTRLKLRTCREITDAGIEAFAKNCKGLKKLSCGSCSFGAKGMNAVLDNCSSLEELSVKRLRGITDGAAAEPIGPGVAAASLRVLCLKELYNGQCFGPLIIGSKNLQTLKLFRCSGDWDRLLEVIADQVSEVVEVHLERLQVSDIGLAALSKCSNLEILHLVKTPECTNFGLVAVAEHCTLLRKLHIDGWKTNRISDEGLISVAKHCPNLQELVLIGVNPTRASLEKLAANCLNLERLALCGSETVGDPELWCIAAKCTALRKLCIKSCPVSDQGMEALASGCPNLVKVKVKKCRLVTSEAADWLRTTRGSLAVNLDANEPEIPDASASDCVANEVVQENRQMASQVGGSANIALSNTGRSNSFKARLGLITGRNLMACTFRRWSSFGGSFSSRNN, translated from the coding sequence ATGGGCCAATCAGCTTCCACCACTACTGCAGTTCAAAATCACATCCATCATTCAAGGTCAAAATCTAGATCTACCGGCGTTATCTCGCCGATGAAGGAAAGTGAGGATTCTGATGATGTTATCGACGTCTTCGAGGTTGGAGAGTTTGATTATTCATCTAATATTCCGGATGAGTGCGTGGCTTCTATCTTCCAGTCTCTTAGCTCCGGTGACCGTAAACGCTGCTCCCTCGTCTGCCACCGTTGGTTCAGAATCGAAGGTCAAAGCCGTCACCGTTTATCGCTTAACGCGCAATCGGACCTTGCTTCTGTGATTCCGTCCATTTTCTCTAGGTTTGATTCGGTTACGAAGCTCGCTTTGAAATGCGACCGTAGATCTACGAGTATTGGAGACGATGTATTGGTCCTCATCTCCCAGCGGTGCCGTAACCTCACACGTTTGAAGCTTCGAACATGCCGGGAGATTACTGACGCCGGAATTGAAGCTTTTGCGAAGAATTGCAAGGGTTTGAAAAAGCTTTCTTGTGGATCGTGTTCCTTCGGTGCCAAAGGCATGAATGCCGTGTTGGATAACTGCTCCTCCCTTGAAGAATTATCAGTGAAACGGCTCCGTGGCATTACAGATGGCGCAGCGGCAGAGCCAATCGGTCCTGGTGTTGCCGCAGCGTCTCTCAGAGTTTTATGCTTGAAGGAGCTCTATAATGGACAGTGCTTTGGACCGTTGATTATAGGATCGAAGAATTTGCAGACGTTGAAGCTCTTCCGATGCTCTGGAGATTGGGATAGGCTTCTGGAAGTGATAGCTGATCAGGTAAGTGAAGTGGTTGAAGTTCATCTTGAGAGGCTTCAGGTTAGTGACATTGGACTTGCTGCTCTCTCTAAATGTTCGAATCTCGAAATTTTGCACCTTGTTAAAACGCCAGAATGCACTAATTTCGGCTTAGTGGCTGTTGCTGAACATTGTACGCTTCTCCGGAAGCTCCATATTGATGGATGGAAGACTAACCGGATAAGTGATGAAGGGTTAATTTCTGTTGCTAAACATTGTCCCAATTTGCAAGAATTGGTTTTGATTGGTGTGAATCCAACACGTGCTAGTTTGGAGAAATTGGCTGCAAATTGTCTCAACTTAGAGAGATTAGCTCTATGTGGGAGTGAGACTGTTGGGGATCCTGAGCTTTGGTGCATAGCCGCAAAGTGTACTGCATTGAGAAAGCTATGTATAAAAAGTTGCCCTGTATCCGACCAAGGTATGGAAGCGCTGGCTAGCGGATGTCCAAATTTGGTAAAAGTGAAGGTTAAGAAGTGTAGATTGGTGACTTCTGAGGCCGCAGATTGGTTGAGGACCACTCGAGGTTCTCTTGCTGTGAACTTGGATGCAAATGAACCTGAAATTCCTGATGCAAGCGCCAGTGATTGTGTTGCGAATGAGGTTGTCCAGGAAAATAGGCAGATGGCTAGCCAAGTAGGCGGCAGTGCTAATATTGCATTAAGCAATACTGGAAGGTCAAATTCCTTTAAGGCAAGGTTAGGACTCATAACGGGACGGAATTTGATGGCTTGCACATTTAGAAGGTGGTCAAGCTTTGGTGGCAGTTTCAGTTCCAGAAATAATTAG